From the genome of Streptomyces ficellus:
CGCAGGAAGAAGTCCGAGGCCCCGGTAGAGGAGCCGGCTGCGGCCGCCACTCTGGCGGAGGAGCCCCAGGACGCGGAGCCGGAGGCGTCGGAGCCGGAAGCGGTGACGCCGTCGGAGTCGGCCGAGACTACGGGACGACCGGAGGAGGCGGCGGCCGCCGAGGCCGTGGACATTCCGAAGCAGCAGTCGGCCGAGGAGGCGGCGGACAACGAGGCCGGCGAGAGCGCCCGTAGTTGAGGTCCCGTACGACGGCTGTTCCGGGGGAAGGTGCCCCATGGGCGGGCCAGGCGAGACTTTACGGACACGACCTGGGCCGGATCGCCCACAAGGACGACGGCGGTACGCCGCCGCCACCGGCCCCGCCGGCCTCCTGACCTCGTTCCAGCCGGCCACGGCACGACGGACGGCCGCGAAGCACGATGCCCGTGCTTCGCGGCCGTCCGTCTTGCGTCGGGGTCCCGCATCAGGGGTCGGTCCGGCCGGCCACCCGCTACGACCAGACGGCGACGAAGTAGCCGACGCCGTAGGGGACGCCCTCGTACAGCAGACGCCCCTCCAGGCCCGCGCGGCCCGCGTCCCCGGCCGCGCCCGCGAGGACCTGCCAGGGCGCCCGCCCGGCCGCCTTCAGCTCGTGCGCGAGATGCTCGTCCAGCGCCGCCAGGGCGTCCGTGTCGGCCGCGCCCAGGGCCCGGGCGGCCCCCTCGTCGAAGGCGGCGGCGCGGTCGTCGAGGTAGCCCGGCGCCTTGAGGGTGCGGCAGGCGCTGCCGTCGCCCAGCACGAGGAGGGCGAGCCGGTCGCCCTCGGCCGCCAGCTCGCGGCCCGCACCGGCGCAGCGCCCGGCCGGGAGCCGCTCGCCCACCGCGAGGCCCTCGACCGGGGCGTCCGCCCATCCGGCACGCCCCAGGAGCCAGGCGCCCACGGCGAGCGACGCGGGCAGCGGCCGGCCGCCGCCGGGCCCCTCGCCCAGCCGCACGTCCAGGTCCACGCCGAAGCCCCGGAAGTCCCCCGCGCTCCCCGCCGGGTACCGTTCCGGCTCCTCCCCCGCGCCGGGGCCGATCACGACCAGTCGGTCGGGCCGGGAGGCGGCGAGCACCGCGAGCGCGTCGGAGCACGCCGTGCGCGCCCCGTCCAGCTCGGGCGCGGCCCCGGCGGCGACGTCGGGGACGAGGAGCGGCGGACAGGGGCAGACGGCGGCGGCGACAAGCATGATCCGCAGCGTATCCGGTGGGACGAGCGGCAAGGCCCAGCGCCCGCAGACCGCTCGCATGCGGTGCGGTGCGGTGCGGGGGTCGGCGGGAGGCGCCGCCCCCGGAGCGGGGCCGGCCGCCGGGCAAGGCCGACCCCCGTACGGACGCACGACGGCAGGGGGTGCAGGCGTCCGGGCGCAGCGTCCGCAGAAAGGCCACCCCCGCGACAGCTGTCCGGGCCGGCCCCGTACCGCGGCCGGAGCACCGCCCGCCGGGTCAGCCGACCGTGCAGCCGCCCGTGACCGGGGGGAGGGGGGCCGGGGCGCCGATCTGGGGCAGGCCGAGCATGACGCCGGCGGGCTTGGCCGCCTGCGCGGCGTTGCGCTTCTCCCAGGCGTCGCCCGCGCGGGTGCGGCGTACCGCGGCCGTCGGGCCCTCGGCGAGGAGGTGGTGCGGGGCCGCGTAGGTGATCTCGACGGTCACCACGTCGCCGGGGCGCACCTCCTGCTCCGGCTTGGTGAAGTGGACCAGGCGGTTGTCGGGGGCGCGGCCGGAGAGGCGGTGGGTGGCGCCGTCCTTGCGGCCCTCGCCCTCCGCGACCATGACGTCGAGGGTGCGGCCGACCTGCTTCTTGTTCTCCTCCCAGGAGATCTCCTCCTGGAGGGCGACCAGGCGCATGTAGCGGTCCTGGACGACCTCCTTGGGGATCTGCCCGTCCATGGTCGCCGCGGGCGTGCCGGGCCGCTTGGAGTACTGGAAGGTGAAGGCCTGCGCGAAGCGCGCCTCGCGCACCACGTGCATGGTCTGCTCGAAGTCCTCCTCCGTCTCACCGGGGAAGCCCACGATGATGTCGGTGGAGATGGCGGCGTGCGGGATGGCGTCGCGGACCTTGCCGATGATGCCGAGGAAGCGGTCCTGGCGGTAGGAGCGGCGCATCGCCTTCAGGACGGTGTCCGAGCCGGACTGGAGCGGCATGTGGAGCTGCGGCATCACGTTGGGCGTCTCGGCCATCGCGGCGATGACGTCGTCCGTGAAGTCGCGCGGGTGGGGGGAGGTGAAGCGGACGCGCTCCAGGCCCTCGATCTTCCCGCAGGCGCGCAGCAGCTTGCTGAAGGCCTCGCGGTCGCCGATGTCGGAGCCGTAGGCGTTGACGTTCTGGCCGAGGAGGGTGATCTCGGAGACGCCCTCGGCGACCAGGGCCTCGATCTCGGCGAGGATGTCGCCGGGGCGGCGGTCCTTCTCCTTGCCGCGCAGCGCCGGGACGATGCAGAAGGTGCAGGTGTTGTTGCAGCCGACGGAGATCGAGACCCAGGCGGCGTAGGCGGACTCGCGCCGGGTCGGCAGCGTGGAGGGGAAGGCCTCCAGCGACTCGGCGATCTCGACCTGCGCCTCTTCCTGGACGCGGGCGCGCTCCAGGAGCACCGGCAGCTTGCCGATGTTGTGCGTACCGAAGACGACGTCGACCCACGGCGCCTTCGTGACGATGGTGTCGCGGTCCTTCTGGGCCAGGCAGCCGCCCACGGCGATCTGCATGCCGGGGCGCTTGGTCTTCATGGGGGCGAGGCGGCCGAGGTTGCCGTACAGCTTGTTGTCGGCGTTCTCGCGGACCGCGCAGGTGTTGAAGACCACGACGTCGGCGTCGCCGTCGGCGCCCTCGGGGGCGCGGACGTATCCGGCGTCCTCCAGTAGGCCGGACAGGCGCTCGGAGTCGTGAACGTTCATCTGGCACCCGTAGGTGCGTACCTCGTACGTCTTCAAACCGTCCACTACTCCGCCAGCCACGTCGTTACCGCTCACCCGTCAAGGGTAAGGGGTCAGGCCGGCCCGCCCTGCTGGATACGGGCGGCGAGGCCGTCGAGGAGGAGGGCGAGGCCCGTCTCGAAGCCGCGGTCGTCGAGGCCCGGCAGGCCGGACGGTTCGGCGGCGGCCTCCTCCAGGGCGGCGGCGAGGGAGGGGTGGGCGGGGCGGTAGCCGTCCGGGGTCCGCGTGAAACCGGCGGTGAAGGTCTCCAGGGCCGAGCCGAGGACCAGGTAGTCGAGGGCGGCGGCGACCTCGGCCGCCCCGGCGGGGGTGCAGCCGGCCCGGACGAGGGCGGCGATGAGCGCGTCGTAGCCGCGCAGGGCCTTGTCGGCCTCGACGCGGCGCCGGGCCACCAGGGCGATCATGTGCGGGTGGCGCAGGTAGACGCGCCGGTAGCCGCGGGCGTACGTGGCGATGCCCTCGCGCCACCGCGGGTCGTCGAGCGGGCCGAGGTCGATGTCCTCGTTGATGCGCTCCAGCGCCGCGTCCAGCAGGTCGTCCTTGGACGCCACGTGGTGGTAGAGCGACGCGCCGCGCACGCCCAGGCGCTGGGCGAGCGCCCGCATGGTCAGGGCCTGAGGGCCCAGCTCCTCAAGGAGTTCCAGGGCGGTGCGCGCGATGCTCTCGCGGCTCAGCAGTGGCTGGCTCGGTCGGCCCATCGCGGTGCTCCCCCTCGTTCCGGCGCCAGGTTACCGGGCGGGAGGGGTTCCCATTCGGCCAGTGGCGCGTTACGTTCCCCGCACCCGATACCTAACAACGTTAGATTTAGCGCCACGAGGTGACCATGACCCAGCCGTACGACAGCGACGCCGACGCCGCCCGCCTGGGCGAGCTCGGCTACCGGCAGGAGCTGCGCCGCAGCCTCGGCGTTCTGGGGAACGTCTCCATGGGCTTCGCCGTGGTCTCGCCGGTGGTGGCCCTCTACGCGGTGGCCATGGTCGGCACGACGGTCGCGGGACCCGCCTGGATCTGGGCGCTGCCGGTGGTGCTGGCCGGCCAGTGCCTGGTCGTGAACGTGTACGCCGAGCTGGCGTCCCAGTGGCCGCTGGCGGGCGGCCCGTACCAGTGGGGCCGCCGTCTGCTGGGGCCGGCCTTCGGCTGGATGGGCGGCTGGGTGTGGCAGTTCGCCGTGATGTTCGGCAACACGACCGTCGCCTACCTGGCCTCCCCCTGGGTCTTCGCGCTCTTCGGGATCACGCCCTCGCCCGGCGCCATGGTGGCGGTCGCCGTCGGCATCCTGCTGAGCTGCATGCTGGTCAACGCGTACGGCATCCGTGTCCTGAGCCTGATCGTGTCCCTGGGCATCGGCGCCGAGGCCGTCGCCTCCGTCCTGGTCGGCTTCTCCCTGCTGCTCTTCTTCCGCGACCACGACTTCGTCCTGTTCACGGACACCATGGGCGCCGAAGCCCTGTCGGGCGGGTCGACCGCACTGGCCTTCCTCGCCGCCGTGGCCGTCGCCGGGTGGGCGTTCATCGGGTTCGACGCCTGCGTCTCGACGGCCGAGGAGACCAGGGACGCGGGGCGGCAGGTGCCGCGCGCCATGTGGTGGGCGCTGCTGAGCGTCGGTGTCGTCGTGATCCTGAACGCGATGGCGGTCGCCCTCGCGCACCCCGCCCCCGAGCGGGTCGTCCTGGGCGAGGACGCCGACCCGGTGACGACCGCCGTGGTGCACTCCTTCGGCTCGTGGTCGGACAAGCCCTTCGTGGCGGTCGTCCTCGTCGGGTTCCTGGCCTGCGCCATGGCGTCCCAGGGCGGCGCGGCGCGCGGGCTGTACTCGCTCGCCCGGGACGGCGTCTTCCCCTTCTCACGTCACGTCCGCAAGGTGAACGGGCGCCGGGCGCCGATCGGGGGCCTGGTCGCCTCCACGCTGGTCAGCGGGACGGCCCTGCTGCTCGGCCTGGACGCCACCG
Proteins encoded in this window:
- a CDS encoding class III extradiol dioxygenase subunit B-like domain-containing protein, with the protein product MLVAAAVCPCPPLLVPDVAAGAAPELDGARTACSDALAVLAASRPDRLVVIGPGAGEEPERYPAGSAGDFRGFGVDLDVRLGEGPGGGRPLPASLAVGAWLLGRAGWADAPVEGLAVGERLPAGRCAGAGRELAAEGDRLALLVLGDGSACRTLKAPGYLDDRAAAFDEGAARALGAADTDALAALDEHLAHELKAAGRAPWQVLAGAAGDAGRAGLEGRLLYEGVPYGVGYFVAVWS
- the miaB gene encoding tRNA (N6-isopentenyl adenosine(37)-C2)-methylthiotransferase MiaB, with amino-acid sequence MDGLKTYEVRTYGCQMNVHDSERLSGLLEDAGYVRAPEGADGDADVVVFNTCAVRENADNKLYGNLGRLAPMKTKRPGMQIAVGGCLAQKDRDTIVTKAPWVDVVFGTHNIGKLPVLLERARVQEEAQVEIAESLEAFPSTLPTRRESAYAAWVSISVGCNNTCTFCIVPALRGKEKDRRPGDILAEIEALVAEGVSEITLLGQNVNAYGSDIGDREAFSKLLRACGKIEGLERVRFTSPHPRDFTDDVIAAMAETPNVMPQLHMPLQSGSDTVLKAMRRSYRQDRFLGIIGKVRDAIPHAAISTDIIVGFPGETEEDFEQTMHVVREARFAQAFTFQYSKRPGTPAATMDGQIPKEVVQDRYMRLVALQEEISWEENKKQVGRTLDVMVAEGEGRKDGATHRLSGRAPDNRLVHFTKPEQEVRPGDVVTVEITYAAPHHLLAEGPTAAVRRTRAGDAWEKRNAAQAAKPAGVMLGLPQIGAPAPLPPVTGGCTVG
- a CDS encoding TetR/AcrR family transcriptional regulator, encoding MGRPSQPLLSRESIARTALELLEELGPQALTMRALAQRLGVRGASLYHHVASKDDLLDAALERINEDIDLGPLDDPRWREGIATYARGYRRVYLRHPHMIALVARRRVEADKALRGYDALIAALVRAGCTPAGAAEVAAALDYLVLGSALETFTAGFTRTPDGYRPAHPSLAAALEEAAAEPSGLPGLDDRGFETGLALLLDGLAARIQQGGPA
- a CDS encoding APC family permease, encoding MTQPYDSDADAARLGELGYRQELRRSLGVLGNVSMGFAVVSPVVALYAVAMVGTTVAGPAWIWALPVVLAGQCLVVNVYAELASQWPLAGGPYQWGRRLLGPAFGWMGGWVWQFAVMFGNTTVAYLASPWVFALFGITPSPGAMVAVAVGILLSCMLVNAYGIRVLSLIVSLGIGAEAVASVLVGFSLLLFFRDHDFVLFTDTMGAEALSGGSTALAFLAAVAVAGWAFIGFDACVSTAEETRDAGRQVPRAMWWALLSVGVVVILNAMAVALAHPAPERVVLGEDADPVTTAVVHSFGSWSDKPFVAVVLVGFLACAMASQGGAARGLYSLARDGVFPFSRHVRKVNGRRAPIGGLVASTLVSGTALLLGLDATAIGSLIAFGTAATFLPFFLTALAALVARLRGTWVPSGHVRQGRKGTFLNALAVLWTGFEVVNVCWPRAILAPPSAPWYQVWAGLIGTAVIVLAGLAYLVVRRPQDRIGAHGGDLHAHGTEEGRPAVTAAGPAAGADAP